One genomic segment of Candidatus Baltobacteraceae bacterium includes these proteins:
- a CDS encoding Cof-type HAD-IIB family hydrolase: protein MTPKLVAFDVDGTLVGPDLTISQRVCDAIARMQAAGIAGCLVTGRMYRATLPFARELRFDAPIVCYQGAAVIDPASDEVLHHLVLANDVVGDLIAAAENDRMHLQLYRNDEYYCEARNRFSDFYASLAMTQPVVVPSLREAFAYSGATKAVIVADASDAAAYVEKLRTVLGDRAYVTRSLPEFVETVNPKVDKGDALRLVAERLGAPMERVIAIGDSWNDAPLLRAAGFGIAMGSAPDELRAEAAAIVADVAHDGVAEAIERYVLG from the coding sequence GTGACCCCCAAGCTCGTTGCGTTCGACGTCGACGGTACGCTCGTCGGTCCCGATCTGACCATTTCACAACGCGTGTGCGATGCGATCGCGCGCATGCAAGCCGCGGGTATCGCCGGCTGCCTGGTTACCGGGCGCATGTACCGCGCGACGTTGCCGTTCGCGCGCGAACTGCGCTTCGACGCTCCGATCGTCTGCTATCAAGGTGCCGCGGTCATCGATCCCGCGAGCGACGAGGTGCTGCACCATCTGGTGCTCGCCAACGACGTGGTCGGCGATCTGATCGCCGCTGCGGAAAACGACCGCATGCACTTACAGCTCTATCGCAACGACGAGTACTACTGCGAGGCGCGCAATCGTTTTTCCGATTTCTACGCGTCGTTGGCGATGACGCAGCCCGTGGTCGTTCCGTCGCTCCGCGAGGCGTTTGCCTACAGCGGCGCCACCAAAGCGGTGATCGTCGCGGACGCATCCGACGCCGCCGCTTACGTCGAGAAACTGCGAACCGTCTTGGGCGATCGCGCGTACGTGACGCGCAGCCTGCCGGAGTTCGTCGAAACCGTCAATCCGAAAGTCGATAAGGGAGACGCGCTGCGGCTCGTGGCCGAACGTCTGGGAGCACCGATGGAACGGGTCATCGCCATCGGCGATTCCTGGAACGACGCGCCGCTGCTGCGCGCCGCCGGCTTCGGGATCGCGATGGGATCGGCTCCCGACGAACTGCGCGCCGAGGCGGCCGCCATCGTCGCCGATGTCGCGCACGACGGCGTAGCCGAGGCGATCGAACGGTACGTGCTCGGGTGA
- a CDS encoding diguanylate cyclase produces the protein MSSKHAASVDIEELQKELEQLRARVAMVEAERDEFAQQNAELFVLQQVFSTINSTLEINDILSMVLRGVVEALKFKRVVLFDVIESGVIIRRLEGDLNGQVLHALDPREYRSDSTLQDVAHGDLQLAYGTAADPDKPLEDARGAYCIAPLVARDVVRGMLYADDPPGAEITENQLRVILDFASQAAIAVENARLYEETRRLLEETQRLAHTDSLTGIPNRRALHDLLERELHTSERYDTPFAFVILDLDDLKKINDTGGHSLGDLALKRFAQVLKKNARKGDIIARYAGDEFVVVMAQSDREQAQRGVERIMAALRRNGLASSIGLAMFPTDGTDGQTLFFAADEALYQAKQAGKNAYRFYDRSLSSKSKAADASA, from the coding sequence TTGTCCAGCAAACACGCCGCCAGCGTCGATATCGAAGAGCTTCAAAAGGAGCTCGAGCAGCTGCGCGCGCGCGTCGCCATGGTCGAAGCCGAGCGCGACGAGTTCGCGCAACAAAACGCCGAGCTGTTCGTTCTTCAGCAAGTCTTCTCCACCATCAACTCGACGCTCGAGATCAACGACATACTTTCCATGGTCTTGCGCGGCGTCGTCGAGGCGCTCAAGTTCAAGCGCGTCGTCCTTTTCGACGTCATCGAGAGCGGCGTCATCATTCGCCGCCTCGAAGGCGATCTCAACGGGCAAGTCCTCCATGCTCTCGACCCGCGCGAATACCGGTCGGATTCGACTTTACAGGACGTAGCTCACGGCGACCTTCAGCTGGCGTACGGTACCGCTGCCGACCCGGACAAGCCGCTCGAAGACGCGCGCGGCGCCTACTGCATCGCTCCGCTGGTGGCGCGCGATGTCGTCCGCGGCATGCTTTACGCCGACGATCCGCCCGGCGCGGAGATCACCGAAAATCAGCTGCGCGTCATCCTGGATTTTGCTTCCCAAGCGGCGATCGCCGTCGAAAACGCGCGTTTATACGAAGAGACGCGGCGCCTTCTCGAGGAAACGCAGCGCTTAGCTCACACCGACAGCTTGACCGGAATTCCGAACCGGCGGGCGCTTCACGATCTGCTCGAGCGGGAGCTCCACACCTCGGAGCGTTACGACACGCCGTTCGCCTTCGTGATTCTGGACCTGGACGACCTCAAGAAGATTAACGACACCGGCGGGCATAGCTTGGGCGACCTCGCCCTCAAGCGGTTCGCTCAGGTGCTCAAGAAAAACGCCCGCAAAGGCGACATCATCGCTCGCTACGCCGGCGACGAGTTCGTGGTGGTCATGGCGCAGAGCGATAGGGAGCAAGCGCAGCGAGGGGTCGAACGGATCATGGCGGCGTTGCGCCGCAACGGCTTAGCGAGTTCGATCGGACTGGCGATGTTCCCGACCGACGGAACCGACGGGCAGACGCTCTTCTTTGCCGCAGACGAAGCGCTGTACCAAGCCAAACAGGCCGGGAAGAACGCCTATCGCTTCTACGACCGGTCGCTCTCCAGCAAATCCAAAGCCGCCGACGCCAGCGCTTAA
- a CDS encoding GNAT family N-acetyltransferase, giving the protein MAEIVTVGADRQRLETFERLIREYQAWLPQDLRVPNLEEEIGHLIDRYGGDGLLLAYEGERPVGCVVLCRRDAQTAEIKRLYVVPDARGSGSGRALAKAAIERAQASGNRRIVLDTHRSRLEAAYALYRALGFEECEAYGEADYACPTFLALELS; this is encoded by the coding sequence ATGGCGGAAATCGTCACGGTCGGCGCCGACCGGCAGCGTCTCGAGACGTTCGAGCGCCTAATTCGCGAGTACCAGGCGTGGCTGCCCCAGGACCTGCGCGTTCCCAACCTCGAGGAAGAGATCGGACATCTGATCGACCGCTACGGCGGCGACGGGTTGTTGCTTGCCTACGAGGGCGAGCGGCCCGTCGGGTGCGTCGTGCTCTGCCGGCGAGACGCGCAGACGGCCGAGATCAAGCGCCTGTACGTGGTACCCGATGCCCGGGGAAGCGGCAGCGGGCGGGCCCTGGCCAAAGCGGCCATCGAACGGGCTCAAGCCTCCGGCAACCGCCGGATCGTCCTCGACACGCATCGCTCGCGGCTGGAGGCCGCGTATGCGCTCTATCGGGCGCTGGGCTTTGAAGAGTGTGAGGCCTACGGCGAGGCCGACTACGCCTGCCCGACCTTCCTGGCATTAGAGCTAAGCTGA
- the hisD gene encoding histidinol dehydrogenase codes for MNVIPASDVGRLSSVFSRSWAPASEVVSTVSEILARVRTIGDAAVVEYSKRFDEESFDLSRLRVPLPMYDQARSLVPSETATALELARDRIARFHERQRQVDLSYAEEDGTRYGLHRRPLESVAVYSPGTSTHSPLSVLMGAIPAKIAGVSRTIVLSPPRFNGHVHPTVVFACAMCGVEELYAVGGAHGIAAAAFGTQSVARVDKIVGPGGVWVTEAKRQVFGYCGIDALAGPAEVLVVADDGANSEYVAGELLAQAEHSECGRLGVVSESRPLLDAVAQLLDTLGVETLERGDSISAAIDRCALMHAATRDEVFDTIDRFAPACLCLQVRDAAAYLPRIRRAGTIFVGDLTPLACGDYVAGTSHVVPTSGTARWSSALRLEDFTRSLTVVENTAERMMNDALSVAALAELEGLPQHAQTARMRYGG; via the coding sequence GTGAACGTCATTCCCGCTTCCGATGTGGGGCGGCTATCCTCCGTGTTTTCGCGCAGCTGGGCTCCCGCTTCAGAGGTCGTTTCGACCGTCTCCGAGATCTTGGCGCGCGTTCGAACCATCGGCGACGCCGCGGTAGTCGAGTACTCCAAACGGTTCGATGAAGAGTCGTTCGATCTATCGCGACTGCGCGTTCCACTGCCGATGTACGATCAGGCGCGTTCGCTCGTGCCGAGCGAAACGGCGACCGCGTTGGAGTTGGCGCGCGACCGCATCGCCCGATTTCACGAACGCCAACGCCAAGTCGACCTTTCGTATGCCGAAGAAGACGGAACGCGGTACGGGCTGCACCGCCGTCCGCTCGAGAGCGTCGCGGTGTACTCCCCGGGAACGTCGACGCATTCGCCGCTCTCGGTTTTGATGGGAGCGATTCCGGCAAAGATCGCCGGCGTGAGCCGGACGATCGTGCTGAGCCCTCCGCGTTTCAACGGGCACGTGCATCCGACGGTCGTTTTCGCATGCGCGATGTGCGGCGTGGAAGAACTGTACGCCGTCGGCGGAGCCCACGGCATCGCGGCCGCGGCGTTCGGCACGCAATCCGTCGCGCGTGTCGACAAGATCGTCGGCCCGGGCGGGGTGTGGGTGACGGAGGCGAAACGCCAGGTCTTCGGTTATTGCGGGATCGACGCGCTGGCGGGGCCGGCCGAAGTGCTCGTCGTTGCCGACGACGGAGCCAATAGCGAGTACGTTGCGGGCGAGCTGCTCGCGCAGGCCGAGCACAGCGAATGCGGGCGTCTGGGTGTCGTTTCGGAGTCGCGACCGCTGCTCGACGCGGTCGCGCAGCTGCTCGACACGCTCGGCGTCGAGACGCTCGAGCGCGGCGATTCGATCAGCGCCGCCATCGATCGCTGCGCGCTCATGCACGCCGCGACGCGCGACGAAGTGTTCGACACGATCGACCGGTTCGCGCCGGCGTGCTTGTGCCTGCAGGTGCGCGACGCGGCGGCGTACTTGCCGCGGATACGGCGCGCCGGAACGATCTTCGTCGGCGACCTGACGCCGCTGGCGTGCGGCGACTACGTTGCGGGAACCAGTCACGTCGTCCCCACGTCGGGAACGGCGCGCTGGTCGTCGGCGCTGCGTCTGGAGGATTTTACGCGCAGCTTGACCGTGGTCGAAAATACCGCCGAGCGGATGATGAACGACGCATTGTCGGTCGCAGCGCTTGCCGAGCTGGAAGGTTTACCGCAACACGCGCAAACCGCGCGCATGCGGTATGGCGGATGA
- a CDS encoding HAMP domain-containing methyl-accepting chemotaxis protein, with the protein MEVRHASLERGLTISFALIILVVIAFLPVTLFAMSGLTTQAQALRDTVIRGQLAYAKVANDADSLRAATLEAASNPDAGKAAARLSLAKTLVKQFPDDARNMLAIFCPVDPKSGTPDCKSASIPGDRVEVARLADAFNTSASAFDFQALSAVSVLQSGKTKDALVQINGPSSTAYEKQSADGQAMLASLNRYADRAFAAVTTARTAATTFVIGGIVVAMIIILGAMGWFRKTTIASIGRAVEVFEAMGNGDLSQRMLWRGRDLMGRLGTAIDELGDRLAAIIAQIQKASLTVQGASEQSNHIALEVDGRVKEELSALGEALSYSGDLGTAAGSVADNAEAVARRVSDISSAVAEMTASIQEMDQNLLNLATVVEQAVANTQEMSASIVQVAGNADRVRSESNITDAQVREGRNEVLALSKGMGSISDTVADVVTEMQSLDHASRQIGEILGLIEEIADQTNLLALNAAIEAARAGEHGRGFAVVADEVRKLAENSASSTKQIGALVADIQRRTSAVLERTARANNLVQNNAESARNVTQMIETISTRVTEVAQLVSEISIATTEQARASEELAKASEQMGAMTHEAAATMREQAITSNQILENVSEIESRTAQVARASTEQQAAIKALGSRVQRSSDLGVKNSEAIGGMAEAADQVFNQATNLREMVGQFRTGQQAAMGSPSGGNSKPAALDEPEALALSS; encoded by the coding sequence ATGGAAGTCCGTCACGCGAGTCTAGAGCGCGGTCTTACAATCTCGTTCGCGCTCATCATTCTGGTGGTGATCGCGTTCTTGCCGGTCACGCTGTTCGCGATGTCGGGCCTTACGACGCAGGCGCAGGCCCTGCGCGACACGGTCATCCGCGGCCAGCTGGCGTACGCGAAAGTCGCAAACGACGCCGACAGCCTGCGCGCGGCGACCCTGGAAGCGGCCTCGAATCCGGACGCCGGCAAGGCCGCGGCGCGGTTATCGCTTGCGAAGACGCTCGTGAAGCAGTTCCCCGACGACGCCCGCAACATGCTCGCGATCTTCTGCCCGGTCGACCCGAAGTCGGGTACGCCGGATTGCAAGTCGGCGAGCATACCCGGCGATCGCGTCGAGGTCGCCAGGCTCGCCGACGCTTTTAACACGAGTGCCAGCGCGTTTGACTTCCAGGCGCTCTCGGCGGTCAGCGTCCTGCAGTCCGGCAAGACCAAAGACGCCCTCGTGCAGATCAACGGACCCTCCTCGACCGCGTACGAGAAGCAGAGCGCCGACGGTCAAGCGATGCTGGCCTCGCTCAACCGTTACGCCGACCGCGCCTTCGCCGCCGTGACGACGGCCCGCACCGCGGCCACGACCTTCGTCATCGGCGGCATCGTGGTGGCGATGATCATCATTCTCGGGGCGATGGGCTGGTTCAGAAAGACCACGATCGCGAGCATCGGCCGCGCGGTCGAGGTGTTCGAAGCGATGGGCAACGGGGATCTCTCGCAGCGCATGCTGTGGCGCGGGCGCGATCTCATGGGACGTTTGGGAACCGCCATCGACGAGCTCGGCGATCGTCTAGCCGCGATCATCGCGCAGATCCAGAAAGCGTCGCTCACCGTTCAAGGTGCTAGCGAACAGAGCAATCACATCGCGCTCGAGGTCGACGGCCGCGTTAAGGAAGAGCTTTCCGCGCTCGGCGAGGCGCTTTCGTACTCGGGGGATCTCGGAACCGCGGCCGGCTCCGTCGCCGACAACGCCGAGGCAGTGGCCCGCCGCGTCTCCGACATTTCCAGTGCCGTCGCCGAGATGACGGCGTCCATTCAAGAGATGGATCAGAACCTGCTCAACCTCGCCACCGTCGTCGAACAAGCCGTCGCCAACACGCAAGAGATGTCGGCCTCGATCGTTCAGGTCGCGGGCAATGCCGACCGCGTTCGCTCCGAATCGAATATCACCGACGCGCAGGTGCGCGAAGGGCGCAACGAAGTGCTCGCGCTTTCCAAGGGCATGGGCAGCATCAGCGACACCGTCGCCGACGTCGTGACCGAAATGCAGAGCCTCGATCACGCGTCGCGTCAGATCGGCGAGATCCTCGGCCTCATCGAAGAGATCGCCGACCAGACCAATCTTCTCGCCCTCAACGCGGCGATCGAAGCGGCGCGCGCCGGCGAGCACGGTCGCGGTTTCGCCGTCGTCGCCGACGAGGTTCGTAAGCTCGCCGAGAACTCGGCTTCGTCGACCAAGCAGATCGGAGCGCTGGTCGCCGACATTCAGCGCCGCACCTCGGCGGTTCTAGAACGCACCGCGCGGGCTAACAATCTCGTCCAGAACAACGCGGAGTCGGCCCGCAACGTCACGCAGATGATCGAGACGATCAGCACCCGCGTCACCGAAGTCGCTCAGCTCGTCAGCGAGATCAGCATCGCCACGACGGAGCAGGCACGGGCTTCCGAAGAGCTGGCTAAGGCCAGCGAGCAGATGGGCGCGATGACGCACGAGGCCGCCGCGACCATGCGCGAACAGGCCATCACGTCCAACCAGATCCTCGAGAACGTCTCCGAGATCGAGTCCCGCACGGCGCAGGTGGCTCGGGCGTCCACCGAGCAACAAGCCGCGATTAAAGCGCTCGGGAGCCGGGTCCAACGCTCGTCCGACCTCGGGGTGAAGAACTCCGAGGCCATCGGGGGTATGGCCGAGGCGGCAGACCAGGTCTTTAACCAGGCCACCAATCTCCGCGAGATGGTGGGCCAGTTCCGGACCGGCCAGCAGGCCGCCATGGGATCGCCCTCCGGCGGAAATTCTAAGCCCGCGGCTCTGGATGAGCCCGAGGCACTTGCGCTATCGTCTTAA
- the dnaE gene encoding DNA polymerase III subunit alpha: protein MKDFVHLHVHSEYSLLDGACRVDRLCHRAAENGSPAVALTDHGVMYGAMEFYYSARDARLTPIIGCEAYIAPRGRFDRTVREEAHVTLLAGDLIGYRNLTALVSKGFLEGYYYKPRIDLDLLEKHNDGLIVLSGCMSGLVSAPLLKHDYATALRNAKTYVEIFGDRFYIEVMRHGMPEEDAINEGLVRVARELSIPIVATNDSHYLDQKDAPAHDVLLCIGTGKTVADTSRMKFYSDQFYVKSADEMYALWSDLPEACENTVKIAERIDIRIPEKIFHLPQYDVKGAPPAVAARPPWAQPMEPPETLTPEHYLRYLCEAGLVERYGEQRAANDLELKQRLEYELEVITKMGFASYFLIVWDFIKYARDHGIPVGPGRGSAVGSVVSYSLRITDLDPLQFNLFFERFLNPDRISMPDIDTDFCVERRDEVIAYVTEKYGKERVAQIVTFGTMAARAAVRDAGRALGVPLPDVDRIAKLIPSGPGGLSISDALEQITELKSLYNLRPEIRRLLDTAKEIEGLARNAGTHAAGVVISAGPLIDYTPLVRFGDGGINTQFDMEWVEKIGLLKMDFLGLRNLTVMDNAVKEIRRTVDPAFDLATIPIDDAKTYEMLCRGETMGVFQMESEGMKRVCLDLRPSRFDDIIALVALYRPGPMELIPQYVNSKHGRVAVKYLHPKLEPILAETYSVPVYQEQVMQMARDIAGFSMGEADELRKVMGKKQKEKIPIYREKFVKGAVETSGVDAKLAEKLFTFIEPFAGYGFNKAHAAAYAWIAYQTAYLKANHPLPYLCALMTSVKDKTDKLVEYIDEAKKIGIEVLPPDVNESLVDFAVIDGRLRFGLAAVKGVGEGAVASIIAARDESGRVTDLFDLAKRVDAKQVNRRVFEALIKCGALDGLPGNRAQKLAALDAAVDLAARATRDAELGQVSLFADAVAQGPALAPKLPSVPAPSTREMLAWERETLGIFVSGHPLADGQEALLRAGATLVKDLNRLDDDAAVTVAGIVTSVRRTLTKAGQQILIAQLEDTTGSCDVVVFSKLYPEVHDRFVADAILVVKGRLRRRERPGAAPGEEPPVEVSVSANEVTPFVPPRARAPRAWHVEVTSRDQIDRLAALIAEWPGEVPVMMHANGRSQRVARTIAADSRTRIELERIFGAAGVREGALEER, encoded by the coding sequence TTGAAAGACTTCGTCCACCTTCACGTTCACTCGGAATACTCGCTGCTCGACGGGGCCTGCCGGGTGGACCGGCTCTGCCACCGCGCCGCCGAGAACGGGTCGCCGGCCGTCGCGCTGACCGACCACGGCGTGATGTACGGAGCGATGGAGTTCTACTACAGCGCCCGGGACGCGCGGCTGACGCCGATCATCGGATGCGAGGCCTACATCGCACCGCGGGGCCGGTTCGACCGGACCGTCCGCGAGGAGGCCCACGTAACGCTCCTGGCCGGGGACCTGATCGGCTATCGGAATCTGACGGCGCTGGTCTCCAAGGGCTTCCTGGAAGGCTACTACTACAAGCCGCGGATCGACCTCGATCTGCTCGAAAAGCATAACGACGGCCTGATCGTACTCTCGGGATGCATGTCGGGGCTCGTCTCGGCACCGCTGCTCAAGCACGACTACGCGACCGCCCTTCGCAACGCCAAGACCTACGTCGAGATCTTCGGCGACCGCTTCTACATTGAAGTGATGCGCCACGGCATGCCCGAGGAAGACGCGATCAACGAGGGGCTGGTACGCGTGGCCCGCGAGCTGTCGATTCCGATCGTCGCGACCAACGACTCACACTATCTCGATCAAAAGGACGCGCCCGCGCACGACGTGCTGCTCTGCATCGGCACCGGCAAGACCGTTGCGGACACGTCGCGGATGAAGTTTTACTCCGACCAGTTCTACGTCAAGAGCGCAGACGAGATGTACGCGCTGTGGAGCGACCTGCCCGAGGCGTGCGAGAACACCGTCAAGATCGCGGAGCGCATCGACATCCGCATTCCCGAGAAGATCTTCCACCTGCCGCAATACGATGTAAAAGGCGCTCCGCCAGCCGTGGCTGCGCGCCCCCCATGGGCGCAGCCCATGGAGCCCCCAGAAACTCTAACTCCCGAGCATTATTTGCGCTATCTCTGCGAAGCCGGATTAGTCGAGCGATACGGCGAGCAACGCGCCGCCAACGATCTGGAACTCAAGCAGCGGTTGGAGTACGAGCTTGAAGTCATCACCAAGATGGGATTCGCGTCGTATTTCCTCATCGTGTGGGACTTCATCAAGTACGCGCGGGACCACGGCATTCCGGTGGGTCCCGGACGCGGATCCGCGGTCGGATCGGTCGTTTCGTACAGCCTGCGCATCACCGACCTCGACCCGCTGCAGTTCAACTTATTCTTCGAGCGGTTCCTCAACCCGGACCGCATCTCGATGCCGGATATCGACACCGATTTCTGCGTGGAACGGCGCGACGAAGTCATCGCGTACGTCACCGAAAAGTACGGTAAGGAGCGCGTCGCACAGATCGTCACGTTCGGAACGATGGCGGCCCGCGCCGCGGTGCGCGATGCCGGCCGCGCGCTCGGGGTTCCGCTGCCCGACGTCGATCGCATCGCGAAGCTCATTCCCTCAGGCCCCGGCGGCCTTTCGATCTCCGACGCCTTGGAGCAAATTACCGAGCTGAAATCGCTGTACAACTTGCGGCCCGAGATTCGCCGGCTGCTCGACACCGCCAAAGAGATCGAAGGACTGGCGCGCAACGCCGGCACGCACGCGGCCGGTGTCGTGATCTCGGCCGGCCCGCTGATCGACTACACGCCGCTGGTGCGTTTCGGCGACGGGGGCATCAACACGCAGTTCGACATGGAGTGGGTCGAAAAAATCGGCTTGCTCAAGATGGACTTTCTCGGTCTGCGCAACTTGACCGTGATGGACAACGCGGTGAAAGAGATTCGGCGAACCGTCGATCCCGCGTTCGATTTGGCAACGATTCCGATCGACGACGCCAAAACGTACGAGATGCTGTGCCGCGGCGAGACCATGGGCGTGTTCCAGATGGAGTCCGAAGGCATGAAGCGCGTCTGCTTGGATCTTCGGCCGTCGCGATTCGACGACATCATCGCGCTCGTCGCGCTGTACCGTCCGGGTCCGATGGAACTGATTCCGCAGTACGTCAACAGCAAGCACGGACGCGTCGCGGTCAAGTATCTGCACCCCAAGCTCGAACCGATTCTGGCCGAAACGTACAGTGTCCCGGTTTACCAAGAACAAGTGATGCAAATGGCGCGCGACATCGCGGGATTTTCCATGGGCGAAGCCGACGAGCTGCGAAAGGTCATGGGCAAGAAGCAGAAAGAGAAGATCCCGATCTATCGTGAGAAGTTCGTCAAAGGCGCCGTCGAGACGTCGGGTGTGGATGCGAAGCTGGCCGAAAAGCTCTTTACCTTCATCGAGCCGTTTGCGGGCTACGGTTTCAATAAGGCCCACGCCGCCGCATACGCGTGGATCGCGTACCAGACGGCGTACCTCAAAGCCAATCATCCGCTGCCGTACCTATGCGCGCTGATGACGTCGGTGAAAGACAAAACCGACAAGCTCGTCGAGTACATCGACGAGGCCAAAAAGATTGGAATCGAGGTGTTGCCGCCGGACGTCAACGAGTCGCTGGTCGATTTTGCCGTGATCGACGGGCGCTTGCGTTTTGGGCTGGCCGCAGTTAAGGGGGTCGGCGAGGGCGCGGTGGCGAGCATTATTGCGGCGCGCGACGAGAGCGGGAGGGTCACCGATCTGTTCGACTTGGCCAAACGCGTCGACGCCAAGCAAGTCAATCGGCGCGTCTTTGAAGCGTTGATCAAGTGCGGCGCGCTCGACGGCTTGCCGGGGAACCGGGCGCAGAAGCTTGCCGCGCTCGATGCGGCGGTCGATCTCGCGGCGCGCGCGACGCGCGATGCGGAGCTCGGACAGGTATCGCTTTTTGCAGACGCCGTGGCGCAAGGGCCGGCGCTCGCGCCGAAACTTCCCTCGGTGCCGGCGCCGAGCACGCGGGAGATGTTGGCGTGGGAGCGGGAGACGCTCGGCATTTTCGTATCGGGCCATCCGCTGGCCGACGGGCAAGAGGCGCTGCTGCGCGCCGGCGCCACGCTCGTCAAAGACCTCAACCGTTTGGATGACGACGCCGCGGTGACCGTCGCCGGCATCGTCACATCGGTACGACGCACGCTCACCAAAGCCGGTCAACAGATTCTCATCGCGCAACTCGAGGACACGACGGGGAGCTGCGACGTCGTCGTGTTTTCGAAACTCTATCCCGAAGTTCACGATCGTTTCGTCGCCGATGCGATTCTGGTGGTGAAGGGACGGCTGCGCCGGCGCGAACGACCGGGCGCGGCGCCGGGCGAGGAACCGCCCGTCGAGGTATCGGTCAGCGCCAACGAGGTGACGCCGTTCGTTCCTCCGCGCGCGCGAGCCCCGCGAGCCTGGCACGTCGAAGTCACGAGCCGCGACCAGATCGACCGGCTTGCGGCGCTGATCGCGGAATGGCCCGGTGAGGTGCCGGTCATGATGCACGCCAACGGACGCTCGCAGCGCGTTGCGCGAACGATCGCGGCCGATTCGCGGACGCGTATCGAGCTCGAACGCATCTTCGGTGCGGCGGGCGTACGTGAAGGCGCGCTCGAAGAACGTTAG
- a CDS encoding FtsQ-type POTRA domain-containing protein, whose translation MTARRKGTRRSKSSAAARLRPFWALIAVGALVAAGSIAFCVTWPGFAPKAVTVGGNKVVPRAEILRRAAVSTHLNLWLQNPHTIAARVEAIPYVARAGVHRVPPATIAIWVTERTPFAVLRGGGAEALVDRELRVLGPVAPGTSLPVFDLGSAALPGAGSFDTSKRANALRDDYEALVAVHVIPVALQFDRFGGLVARMSDGIEILLGDDDDLNSKLRLIDPILAQVVHKTRRVAAVDLRAPGTPVLVYTK comes from the coding sequence GTGACGGCGCGGCGCAAAGGAACGCGACGTTCGAAGTCGTCGGCGGCCGCGCGCTTGCGTCCGTTCTGGGCGTTGATCGCGGTGGGCGCCCTCGTCGCCGCCGGGTCGATCGCGTTTTGCGTAACCTGGCCGGGCTTCGCGCCGAAGGCCGTCACCGTCGGCGGGAACAAAGTCGTTCCGCGCGCCGAGATCCTGCGGCGCGCGGCCGTCTCGACGCACTTGAATCTGTGGCTGCAGAATCCGCATACGATTGCGGCGCGCGTCGAAGCGATTCCTTACGTCGCGCGCGCCGGAGTGCACCGCGTTCCGCCTGCGACGATCGCGATTTGGGTGACTGAGCGAACGCCGTTTGCCGTTCTGCGGGGCGGCGGGGCAGAAGCGCTCGTCGATCGGGAGCTGCGGGTACTCGGGCCGGTTGCGCCGGGAACGTCGCTCCCGGTCTTCGATTTGGGCAGCGCCGCGCTGCCGGGCGCCGGATCGTTCGACACGTCGAAGCGCGCTAACGCGCTGCGCGACGATTACGAGGCGCTCGTGGCCGTGCACGTGATTCCGGTCGCGCTCCAATTCGATCGTTTCGGCGGTTTGGTGGCGCGGATGAGCGACGGAATCGAGATTCTCTTAGGCGACGACGACGATCTCAACTCGAAGCTGCGTCTGATCGATCCGATTCTGGCGCAGGTCGTTCACAAGACGCGGCGCGTAGCCGCAGTAGACCTGCGCGCGCCCGGCACGCCCGTACTCGTCTACACGAAATAA